The following are encoded together in the Natronolimnobius sp. AArcel1 genome:
- a CDS encoding ion channel: MCDSETVCGYVARKREPETWHGKTQEQWMLDREPDRGGLDTTVWVCPHPPLADVDDSSSDDEHRCIFHTPPDERPDDVDERAALLGAIDAVGDAPQDDRQEHRGQFVGATFASLEADDLEIVADGTRDLRFDHAVFRGDEDDVSFKGATIRTTGEQPVSFAGATFAAAGGDISFEEATFRTDGDGDIVFDGARFLTESNGDVRFDNAVFTTAAGGTVSVRNASVTASSGVSFDGAMINATGAGHIWFYDTDFLAKGEAGISFEETAFRTADAGNVFVHGLTFRATAGPVSFADATFAPASSGMVSFHDTAFVAAGDDDGSVAFDDATFRTEGSGNLSFDEASFTTAGRGTVCFVRTAFSARGDGDIRFDEARFHTEGDANISFYDATFEPSGPGTVSFDDAAFLAGSNISFRDATFSASDDTGISFDETTFEASNRLFFDDADITASGGRTSFEEATFMTTGAQSISFAGVEFRADGGTVTFAKSRFETDGDGSILFVDADLIEDEGTLTFADSRFTTAGTGRAQFDEMDWNGQISFANVIFRSETSFREQQFDSTTDLSFAGGQMESTFALTADDWTRGRFDFSGATFRHEPTFLETPADGQSTETTGRTRDRTPVFGDRLDCRDVTFLAGVDFSDARFPANATFDRADLSNVNFAGADFTGDGDVSRATFNRADLSGANLSGAILTGASFEGARLSRAYLLDADLVGAALYGALLGDARINRKTRFWPETTTDGRLQHLYSPAESALQGSFLQRIKTVARGGMLPYCVYDPRYPQMGETVTADGGAPNEGDAVEKAAETYGTLESLARENSLSRLASQCFLGRKDIQLRQYRREADWQMVCRSIVPSVVARYGESPWRVLGTGTLTVVLCGLAYWVFDLIERVGDSGDPISLFDGLYFSALTFTTLGYGDFRPTTRGGQVLAVAETASGVILLAILVFVFGRRATR, encoded by the coding sequence GTGTGCGACAGCGAAACCGTCTGTGGATACGTGGCTCGCAAACGTGAGCCGGAAACGTGGCACGGGAAAACCCAGGAGCAGTGGATGCTCGACAGAGAGCCGGACCGCGGTGGACTTGACACGACAGTCTGGGTCTGCCCTCACCCGCCGCTCGCGGATGTCGACGACTCGAGCAGCGACGACGAGCATCGCTGCATCTTTCATACGCCACCCGACGAGCGCCCCGACGACGTAGACGAGCGAGCCGCGCTGCTGGGCGCAATCGACGCGGTCGGGGATGCCCCACAGGACGACCGGCAGGAACACCGCGGCCAGTTTGTCGGCGCGACGTTCGCCTCGCTCGAGGCCGACGACCTCGAAATCGTCGCGGACGGGACTCGGGATCTGCGGTTCGATCACGCCGTCTTTCGAGGCGACGAGGACGACGTCTCGTTCAAAGGGGCAACGATACGGACGACCGGTGAGCAACCGGTTTCGTTCGCTGGTGCGACGTTCGCCGCTGCGGGCGGCGACATTTCGTTCGAGGAGGCGACGTTCAGGACCGACGGTGACGGCGACATCGTCTTCGATGGCGCGCGTTTTCTCACCGAGAGCAACGGCGACGTTCGGTTCGACAATGCTGTGTTCACGACCGCGGCGGGCGGCACAGTATCAGTTCGGAACGCGTCGGTCACCGCATCCTCGGGCGTCTCCTTCGACGGCGCGATGATCAACGCAACCGGTGCGGGTCACATCTGGTTTTACGACACCGATTTCCTAGCCAAGGGAGAAGCGGGGATTTCCTTCGAGGAAACAGCGTTCAGGACCGCTGACGCAGGTAACGTGTTCGTTCACGGGCTGACGTTCCGTGCGACGGCAGGACCCGTCTCGTTCGCCGATGCGACGTTCGCACCCGCCTCGAGCGGGATGGTTTCGTTCCACGACACGGCGTTCGTCGCCGCGGGCGATGACGACGGTAGCGTTGCGTTCGATGATGCGACGTTCCGCACCGAGGGGTCAGGCAATCTCTCGTTCGACGAGGCGTCGTTTACGACCGCGGGACGTGGGACCGTTTGCTTCGTCCGCACGGCGTTTTCGGCCCGCGGCGACGGAGACATTCGATTCGACGAGGCACGGTTTCACACCGAAGGCGACGCCAACATTTCGTTCTACGATGCGACGTTCGAACCCAGCGGACCGGGTACTGTGTCGTTCGACGACGCGGCGTTCCTCGCCGGCAGTAACATCTCGTTTCGAGACGCAACGTTCTCCGCGTCGGACGACACGGGGATCTCGTTCGATGAAACGACGTTTGAGGCATCGAATCGGCTGTTCTTCGACGATGCAGACATTACCGCATCCGGCGGACGGACCTCGTTCGAGGAGGCGACGTTCATGACGACCGGAGCCCAGAGCATCTCGTTTGCCGGCGTGGAATTTCGCGCTGACGGCGGAACGGTGACGTTCGCCAAGTCACGGTTCGAAACTGACGGCGATGGGAGTATTTTGTTCGTCGACGCAGACCTCATCGAGGACGAGGGAACGCTGACGTTCGCTGACTCGAGGTTCACCACCGCGGGAACCGGGCGCGCGCAGTTCGACGAGATGGACTGGAACGGCCAGATCTCGTTCGCCAACGTCATCTTTCGCTCCGAAACGTCGTTTCGCGAGCAGCAATTCGATTCGACCACGGACCTCTCGTTTGCCGGCGGGCAGATGGAATCTACGTTCGCACTTACCGCGGATGACTGGACACGAGGTCGGTTCGACTTCAGCGGGGCGACCTTCCGTCATGAGCCGACGTTTCTGGAGACGCCGGCCGACGGCCAGTCGACAGAGACGACCGGACGCACTCGCGACCGAACGCCGGTCTTCGGCGACCGACTCGACTGTCGCGACGTGACGTTTCTGGCCGGTGTAGACTTTAGCGACGCCAGGTTCCCCGCGAACGCAACGTTCGATCGGGCCGATCTCTCAAATGTGAACTTCGCCGGGGCCGATTTTACGGGCGACGGCGACGTGTCTCGAGCGACCTTCAACCGAGCGGATCTGTCAGGAGCCAATCTGTCAGGAGCGATCCTCACCGGGGCTTCGTTCGAAGGTGCACGGCTTAGCAGGGCCTATTTGCTGGATGCAGACCTCGTCGGTGCCGCCCTGTACGGCGCGTTGCTCGGCGATGCACGAATCAATCGCAAAACGCGGTTCTGGCCGGAAACAACGACAGACGGGCGACTCCAACACCTCTATTCTCCCGCCGAGTCGGCGCTCCAGGGGAGTTTCCTTCAGCGCATCAAGACGGTGGCTCGCGGTGGAATGCTACCGTACTGTGTGTACGACCCTCGGTATCCCCAGATGGGTGAGACCGTCACTGCAGACGGTGGAGCGCCGAACGAGGGAGACGCCGTGGAAAAAGCCGCCGAGACGTACGGAACTCTCGAGTCGCTGGCCCGTGAGAACAGCCTCTCACGGCTGGCAAGTCAGTGTTTTCTCGGGCGGAAAGATATTCAGTTGCGGCAGTATCGACGGGAGGCCGACTGGCAAATGGTCTGTCGGTCAATCGTACCGAGTGTCGTCGCCAGATACGGCGAAAGCCCGTGGCGCGTGCTTGGAACGGGGACGCTCACGGTTGTCCTCTGTGGACTGGCGTACTGGGTGTTCGACCTCATCGAGCGGGTTGGAGACAGCGGTGATCCCATCTCGCTGTTCGACGGCCTCTACTTCAGCGCGCTCACGTTTACGACGCTGGGATACGGGGATTTCAGACCGACAACCCGCGGTGGACAGGTACTCGCAGTCGCAGAAACCGCTTCGGGCGTGATCTTACTCGCAATCTTGGTGTTCGTCTTCGGTCGGCGGGCAACGCGGTGA
- a CDS encoding CBS domain-containing protein — MELPTPADLRQRRTELGLTQSELAEKADVSQPLIARIEGGDVDPRLSTLRRIVNALEKAESDVVRAKDLMNEAVVNVAPSDAVKVAAQKMEEEAYSQLAVIQDGIPVGSISQGDLVHLDSEARDEPIEEHMSESFPTVSKDATLDEISNLLEHYKAVMITEAGETIGIITEADIASRFS, encoded by the coding sequence ATGGAACTTCCGACGCCTGCTGATCTTCGCCAGCGCCGAACCGAACTCGGGCTGACCCAGAGTGAGCTTGCCGAGAAAGCCGACGTCTCCCAGCCACTGATTGCCCGAATCGAAGGCGGTGACGTCGATCCGCGACTCTCGACACTGCGTCGAATCGTCAATGCCCTCGAGAAAGCAGAGAGTGACGTTGTCCGTGCGAAAGATCTGATGAACGAAGCCGTCGTCAACGTTGCACCGTCAGATGCGGTCAAGGTCGCCGCACAAAAGATGGAAGAGGAAGCCTACTCCCAGCTTGCGGTGATTCAGGATGGAATCCCCGTCGGCTCGATTAGCCAGGGCGATCTCGTGCATCTCGACTCCGAAGCCCGCGACGAACCCATTGAGGAACACATGAGCGAGAGCTTTCCGACCGTCTCGAAAGACGCGACGCTGGACGAGATCAGTAACCTGCTCGAGCACTACAAAGCCGTAATGATCACGGAAGCAGGCGAGACGATCGGCATCATCACTGAAGCGGATATTGCCTCCCGGTTTTCGTGA
- a CDS encoding ABC transporter ATP-binding protein, protein MGTIQVDGLCKSYGSVQAVDEMDFHVDRGEVFGFLGPNGAGKTTTLQALTGQLEPDSGTIRVLGTDPIADPIETRRRVGIVPERGSPPSFLTPREYLEFVGDVRDLEPAAIADAIDHWADRLGFRGKLETLHTDLSRGQQQKVMIAQAFIHDPDLVLIDEPLANLDPLVQEQVKHFLTAYAADDNAVFVSTHNIDVAEEICTRVGIVADGTIVTERTLSADGRTDSNDETGEDAPSETSLLEVFLEHVDAEAARDMPVLDAETAPPDRQSRPQP, encoded by the coding sequence ATGGGCACGATACAGGTAGATGGACTCTGCAAGTCCTATGGGAGCGTGCAGGCGGTCGATGAGATGGATTTTCACGTCGACCGCGGCGAGGTGTTCGGCTTTCTCGGCCCGAACGGTGCCGGAAAGACCACGACGCTCCAGGCGTTGACAGGTCAACTCGAGCCGGATTCGGGGACGATTCGCGTCCTCGGAACCGATCCGATAGCCGACCCGATCGAAACGCGCCGCCGCGTCGGAATCGTCCCTGAGCGCGGCTCACCGCCGAGCTTTCTCACACCGCGTGAGTACCTCGAGTTCGTCGGCGACGTCCGCGATCTCGAGCCAGCGGCAATCGCGGATGCGATCGACCACTGGGCAGATCGACTCGGCTTTCGCGGGAAACTCGAGACGTTGCATACGGATCTCTCGCGGGGCCAGCAACAGAAGGTGATGATCGCACAGGCGTTCATCCACGATCCGGATCTCGTTCTGATCGACGAGCCACTCGCGAACCTCGACCCCTTAGTTCAAGAGCAGGTCAAACACTTTCTCACCGCGTACGCAGCCGATGACAACGCCGTTTTCGTCTCGACGCACAACATCGACGTCGCCGAGGAAATCTGTACGCGGGTCGGCATCGTCGCTGACGGGACGATCGTGACCGAGCGAACCCTCTCCGCCGATGGTCGCACCGATAGTAACGATGAAACTGGTGAAGACGCCCCATCGGAGACATCGCTGCTCGAGGTCTTTCTCGAGCACGTCGATGCGGAGGCGGCGCGGGACATGCCTGTTCTCGACGCTGAGACAGCGCCACCCGACCGACAGTCGCGGCCACAGCCATGA
- a CDS encoding class I SAM-dependent methyltransferase has translation MDSHDVRRQWADRSGEYSPMYYAYYGPNETSDVVRRMLEQFVDQDAPVLELGCSSGRHLAHLHEHGFEDLSGIELNDDALAVMEDAYPGVAGDGEFYLDSIESVIGDFADDQFSAVYSVETLQHLHPDTTWVFDELSRITDEVLITAEIETCEDDDAVEDDDTGVTYVDEGMPLYHRDWEAIFTDREFEAVAVTQEQRDTIRTFRAPSSSDE, from the coding sequence GTGGATTCTCACGATGTTCGGCGTCAGTGGGCAGACCGTTCCGGTGAGTACTCTCCGATGTACTACGCCTACTACGGCCCGAACGAAACGAGCGATGTCGTCCGCCGGATGCTCGAGCAGTTCGTCGACCAAGATGCACCTGTCCTCGAACTCGGGTGTAGCTCCGGCCGGCATCTCGCACATCTTCACGAGCACGGGTTCGAGGACCTATCCGGGATCGAACTCAACGACGACGCGCTCGCAGTGATGGAAGACGCCTACCCAGGGGTCGCCGGAGACGGCGAGTTCTACCTCGATTCGATCGAATCTGTCATCGGCGACTTTGCGGACGATCAGTTCAGTGCAGTTTACTCCGTCGAGACGCTCCAGCACCTCCACCCCGATACGACCTGGGTGTTCGATGAACTCTCGAGGATTACGGACGAGGTACTCATTACTGCCGAAATTGAAACGTGTGAAGACGACGATGCCGTCGAAGACGACGACACGGGTGTCACCTACGTTGACGAGGGGATGCCACTCTACCATCGAGACTGGGAGGCTATTTTTACTGACCGCGAGTTCGAAGCTGTCGCTGTCACGCAGGAACAACGGGATACAATTCGAACGTTTCGCGCACCGTCCTCGAGCGACGAGTAA
- a CDS encoding DUF555 domain-containing protein, whose translation MGNYLVAMEAAWLVRDVDAIDDAIGVAVSEAGKRLNSENMDYVEVEVGATGCPACGEPFDSAFVAAGTALVGLGLEMEVFNAEGEEHASRIAKSEVGGALRDVPLSVLQVIETGEEDE comes from the coding sequence ATGGGAAACTATCTCGTCGCGATGGAAGCCGCATGGCTCGTTCGTGACGTTGATGCGATCGATGATGCAATCGGTGTCGCTGTCAGCGAAGCCGGAAAGCGACTCAACAGCGAGAATATGGACTACGTGGAGGTCGAAGTCGGCGCGACGGGCTGTCCCGCCTGCGGAGAACCCTTCGACTCCGCGTTCGTCGCCGCAGGGACCGCGCTCGTGGGACTCGGCCTCGAGATGGAGGTCTTCAACGCGGAGGGCGAGGAACACGCCTCCCGAATCGCAAAAAGCGAGGTCGGCGGCGCCCTTCGAGACGTGCCGCTGTCGGTTCTCCAGGTCATCGAGACCGGCGAAGAAGACGAATAG
- a CDS encoding cold-shock protein codes for MANGKVDFFNDTGGYGFIDTEDADDDVFFHMEDVGGEDLTEGTEIEFDIEQAPKGPRATNVVRN; via the coding sequence ATGGCAAACGGTAAAGTTGATTTCTTCAACGACACAGGCGGCTACGGTTTCATCGACACAGAGGATGCTGACGACGACGTATTCTTCCACATGGAGGACGTTGGCGGTGAGGATCTGACGGAAGGGACCGAGATCGAATTCGACATCGAACAGGCCCCGAAGGGCCCACGCGCGACGAACGTCGTCCGCAACTAA
- a CDS encoding cobyric acid synthase, with the protein MTRTLLVAGTASHVGKSTVAAGLCRLLADQDKAVAPFKAQNMSNNARVVPSPSPPSSDGLETETADSSAQWGEIGVSQFVQARAARTTATTDCNPVLLKPRGDGESQLVIQGEAREHVPASHYYDNHWEFARERAVESYERLAADNDVIIAEGAGSIAEINLHDRDLANVETARFADADILVLVDIERGGAFASLYGTLELMPTELREQVVGAVITKFRGDPSLLEDGIAEIESRTGVPILGIIPYDDPGLPEEDSVSLPATDERGSLGDDDGVPANQRVRIAVPRLPRLSNATDLEALASEPGVSVVFVPLEREHTRSDDPLEAVGADAVVVPGTKNTVDDLRALRGSPVGDAISAFEGPIIGLCGGYQLLGERLTNAALEGTDDANTVTGLGLLPVETRFEDSKCLERTAVSVDGDASPLLAAADGEMVTGYEIHAGRTRALGDVSSPLEDESAACGQVCGTYLHGLFDNAPIRTAFLESVAASAGVEWPPGGTDGCDSTGTESRETPADRAAALVREHVDLERLGLGPDFDP; encoded by the coding sequence ATGACACGCACCCTGCTGGTTGCTGGCACTGCAAGCCACGTTGGCAAATCGACCGTCGCGGCCGGTCTCTGTCGCCTCCTTGCAGATCAGGACAAAGCGGTCGCACCCTTCAAAGCACAGAACATGAGTAACAACGCTCGAGTCGTTCCCAGTCCGTCCCCGCCCTCGAGCGACGGGCTGGAGACTGAGACTGCCGACTCGAGTGCCCAGTGGGGCGAAATCGGCGTTTCGCAGTTCGTCCAGGCTCGAGCAGCGCGAACGACGGCGACGACGGACTGTAATCCCGTTCTATTGAAGCCGCGCGGCGATGGCGAAAGCCAACTCGTTATTCAGGGCGAGGCCCGCGAGCACGTTCCAGCATCTCACTACTACGACAACCATTGGGAGTTCGCACGCGAGCGCGCGGTCGAATCCTACGAGCGACTGGCAGCCGACAACGATGTTATCATTGCTGAGGGTGCGGGCAGCATCGCCGAAATCAATCTCCATGACCGCGACTTGGCGAACGTTGAGACGGCTCGTTTCGCCGACGCCGATATTCTCGTACTGGTCGATATCGAACGCGGCGGTGCCTTCGCCAGCCTCTACGGTACCCTCGAGTTGATGCCAACAGAGTTGCGCGAGCAGGTCGTTGGCGCAGTCATCACCAAGTTCCGCGGCGATCCGTCGCTGCTCGAGGACGGCATCGCGGAGATCGAATCGCGAACTGGCGTTCCAATACTGGGTATCATACCGTATGACGACCCCGGACTCCCCGAAGAAGACAGCGTCTCGCTTCCTGCGACGGACGAGCGTGGTTCGCTCGGTGACGATGATGGGGTCCCGGCCAACCAGCGCGTTCGAATCGCCGTTCCGAGACTCCCGCGACTCTCGAACGCGACTGATCTCGAGGCGCTGGCGAGTGAACCGGGTGTCTCGGTCGTATTCGTCCCGCTCGAGCGCGAGCACACTCGAAGCGATGATCCGCTCGAGGCCGTTGGGGCCGATGCGGTCGTCGTTCCGGGGACGAAGAACACGGTTGATGACCTGCGCGCACTCCGCGGGTCGCCGGTCGGTGACGCAATCTCGGCGTTTGAGGGGCCAATCATCGGCCTCTGTGGTGGCTACCAGTTGCTGGGCGAGCGGCTCACGAACGCCGCACTCGAGGGCACCGATGACGCCAACACAGTCACCGGACTGGGACTGCTCCCGGTCGAAACCCGCTTTGAGGACAGCAAATGTCTCGAGCGAACCGCCGTCTCGGTCGACGGTGACGCAAGCCCGTTGCTCGCGGCCGCGGATGGCGAGATGGTTACAGGCTATGAGATTCACGCCGGCCGAACACGGGCACTTGGGGACGTTTCGAGCCCGCTCGAGGATGAAAGCGCGGCCTGTGGACAGGTGTGTGGCACCTACTTGCATGGCCTGTTCGACAACGCACCGATTCGAACGGCGTTTCTCGAGTCCGTCGCGGCGTCGGCGGGCGTCGAGTGGCCGCCGGGTGGAACTGACGGATGTGACTCAACTGGCACGGAGTCGAGAGAAACACCTGCCGACCGTGCAGCAGCGCTCGTCCGCGAGCACGTCGATCTCGAAAGACTGGGGTTAGGACCCGATTTCGATCCATAG
- a CDS encoding cob(I)yrinic acid a,c-diamide adenosyltransferase, whose product MSDDQSIESPIENTPGGGQTPKAAPIEPDAPEEFGLVQAWWGDGKGKTTATLGMGVRAAGHGYRVHLLQFMKGGASSVDAVRGEYNTIDALPGISYENLGHYGWHGMADGSDDEGHEAEAQAGLERARELLEAADTADLTAPLDLDGPPEDGVHMLILDEVLYAADRGLIEENDVLELIEEKPDNLELVLSGSHEKPAYLEDHVDLLTNVRKDRHPIDHGQRARQGTEF is encoded by the coding sequence ATGAGCGACGATCAGTCCATCGAGTCACCGATCGAGAACACACCCGGCGGTGGTCAGACTCCCAAAGCAGCGCCTATTGAACCCGACGCTCCCGAAGAGTTCGGTCTCGTCCAAGCCTGGTGGGGCGATGGCAAAGGCAAGACAACCGCGACACTCGGAATGGGCGTCCGCGCCGCTGGACACGGCTATCGCGTCCACCTCCTGCAGTTCATGAAAGGCGGTGCCTCGAGCGTCGACGCTGTCCGTGGCGAGTACAACACCATCGACGCACTCCCCGGAATCAGCTACGAAAACCTCGGCCACTACGGCTGGCATGGCATGGCCGACGGCAGTGACGACGAGGGCCACGAAGCCGAAGCACAGGCTGGACTCGAGCGCGCACGAGAACTACTCGAGGCAGCCGATACCGCCGACCTCACGGCACCGCTCGATCTCGACGGGCCGCCCGAAGACGGCGTTCACATGCTGATCCTCGATGAGGTGCTGTACGCTGCTGACCGCGGGCTAATTGAAGAGAATGACGTCCTCGAGTTGATCGAGGAAAAACCCGACAATCTCGAACTAGTGCTTTCAGGCAGTCACGAAAAGCCAGCATATCTCGAGGATCACGTCGACCTCCTGACGAACGTTCGGAAAGATCGCCATCCGATCGACCACGGCCAGCGCGCCCGGCAGGGAACGGAGTTCTAA
- a CDS encoding metal ABC transporter permease, with translation MRRSLGLLLRALLGVIGVAVVALFLPLAFGVVPDRFFDAGCSAGRILGTELACYRFMWNTVTVGVFIGIVGPVIGTFLVHREMALIGETLAHTAFAGVAFGTLLFAASGWSARLLVVALAAAIVGALGVQLLATRTGAYGDVPIAIMLTGSFALGTLFIDIGGGFAFVDINSYLFGNISVTDERSVTLMAVLSLVVVGVVALAYKQLLFITFDERAARVARIPVSAYNGLLIVLTALVVVGAMQILGVILVAAMLVVPVAAASLLATSFRETLYTAIVIGEFAVLSGIWLSWQYSLRPGGTIVIVAIAVYLGAVVRAETPSQSRSH, from the coding sequence ATGAGACGATCACTGGGGCTGCTTCTGCGAGCGCTGCTTGGCGTCATCGGCGTCGCTGTTGTGGCTCTTTTTCTCCCGCTTGCGTTCGGAGTGGTTCCCGATCGATTCTTCGACGCGGGCTGTAGCGCAGGCCGGATCCTCGGGACGGAACTGGCCTGTTATCGATTCATGTGGAACACGGTCACGGTCGGTGTCTTCATCGGGATCGTCGGGCCAGTGATCGGGACGTTCCTTGTTCACCGTGAGATGGCGCTTATTGGGGAAACGCTTGCGCATACGGCGTTTGCCGGCGTTGCGTTCGGAACACTATTGTTTGCGGCCTCTGGCTGGAGCGCGCGGCTGTTGGTCGTCGCGCTGGCTGCAGCGATCGTCGGCGCGCTCGGCGTCCAACTGCTTGCGACTCGCACCGGCGCGTACGGCGACGTTCCGATTGCGATCATGCTCACCGGCAGTTTTGCGCTTGGCACACTGTTTATCGACATCGGCGGCGGCTTCGCGTTCGTCGACATCAACAGCTACCTGTTCGGGAACATTTCCGTGACTGACGAGCGCAGCGTCACGCTGATGGCGGTGTTGAGTCTCGTCGTTGTCGGCGTCGTTGCGCTTGCGTACAAGCAACTGCTGTTTATTACGTTCGACGAACGCGCCGCCCGTGTCGCTCGTATCCCCGTTTCAGCGTACAACGGCCTGCTAATCGTCCTCACCGCGCTGGTCGTCGTCGGCGCGATGCAGATTCTCGGCGTAATCCTCGTCGCCGCGATGCTCGTCGTCCCCGTCGCTGCAGCCTCATTGCTCGCCACCAGTTTTCGAGAGACACTGTACACCGCAATCGTCATCGGCGAGTTCGCCGTCCTCAGCGGTATCTGGCTCTCCTGGCAGTACAGTCTCCGCCCTGGCGGGACGATCGTGATCGTCGCCATCGCAGTGTACCTAGGGGCTGTTGTCCGTGCGGAAACACCGTCTCAGTCGCGCAGTCACTAG
- a CDS encoding metal ABC transporter solute-binding protein, Zn/Mn family, translated as MSVAGLGSLAGCLSELGDDGSDLGTSDGTDIYASFFTLYEFTRNVIGDAGTVENAVPSGQHGHEWGPTTDMLPNVVESDAFVYFDVEGFQPWVDEAIERVEADHEDDVVLIDAAAGIELREYDDHAHAHDHDHGHGDTDHDYDDSDNTLPIRAIDLENEDGERVADAHGDHWHGVPLEVPVDDMSVTVLLDTTDGDIDLEDDQYELEAQVDGDALAVETAADTLDFSGLEDGEVTVSLRVLDDGSGGWEAPALAVRVGDGSDGEADHGHEHDHDHAHGEYDAKFFADPVLAQDGVRTIRDALIDLDPDNESVYEDNAASYIDDLEALDERFEHALADRAHDHVVLAGHDSFQYLAERYGFEIHTPVGLSPDDEPGGREIAAAVEFVEEHGLEYVLWDYFDGPDTAETIVAEAETATDTVMVSPAESVVEEWVEDGHGSYLGQMESINLPAFERALGAE; from the coding sequence GTGAGTGTTGCCGGTCTTGGCAGCCTCGCCGGCTGTCTCAGCGAACTCGGTGACGATGGCAGTGATCTCGGAACTTCCGACGGAACCGATATCTATGCCTCGTTTTTTACCCTCTATGAGTTTACGCGCAACGTCATCGGCGACGCAGGGACGGTCGAAAACGCCGTGCCATCTGGTCAACACGGCCACGAGTGGGGGCCGACGACCGATATGTTGCCGAACGTCGTCGAATCCGATGCGTTCGTCTACTTCGATGTTGAGGGATTCCAGCCCTGGGTCGACGAGGCAATCGAACGCGTCGAAGCCGATCACGAAGATGATGTGGTCCTGATCGATGCTGCGGCTGGGATCGAATTGCGCGAGTACGACGACCACGCGCATGCACACGATCACGACCACGGACACGGTGATACCGATCACGACTACGACGATAGCGACAACACGCTCCCGATTCGTGCGATCGACCTCGAGAACGAAGACGGCGAACGCGTCGCGGACGCACACGGTGACCACTGGCACGGCGTCCCACTCGAGGTGCCGGTCGATGACATGTCTGTCACCGTGCTTCTCGACACAACGGACGGCGACATCGACCTCGAGGACGACCAGTACGAACTCGAGGCACAGGTCGACGGCGACGCGCTCGCAGTCGAGACAGCTGCTGACACGCTCGATTTCTCGGGTCTCGAGGACGGTGAGGTGACAGTCTCCCTCCGCGTGCTCGACGACGGCTCGGGTGGCTGGGAGGCACCAGCGCTTGCGGTTCGCGTTGGCGATGGCAGTGATGGAGAGGCAGACCATGGTCACGAGCATGACCACGATCACGCACACGGCGAGTACGACGCCAAGTTCTTCGCCGATCCGGTCCTGGCACAGGATGGCGTCAGAACCATCCGTGACGCACTGATCGACCTCGATCCGGACAATGAGTCGGTCTACGAGGACAACGCAGCCAGCTATATTGACGATCTCGAGGCGCTTGATGAGCGCTTCGAACACGCCCTCGCGGACCGAGCGCACGACCACGTCGTCCTCGCCGGCCACGACTCCTTTCAGTATCTCGCCGAACGCTACGGCTTCGAAATCCACACGCCAGTGGGACTCTCTCCGGATGACGAACCGGGCGGCCGAGAGATCGCCGCTGCCGTCGAGTTCGTCGAGGAACACGGCCTCGAGTACGTCCTCTGGGACTACTTCGATGGGCCGGATACCGCTGAAACGATCGTCGCCGAAGCTGAGACGGCGACCGACACCGTGATGGTTTCGCCGGCAGAAAGCGTCGTCGAAGAGTGGGTTGAAGACGGCCACGGAAGCTATCTCGGACAGATGGAATCAATTAATCTGCCAGCGTTCGAGCGCGCACTCGGCGCCGAGTGA
- a CDS encoding winged helix-turn-helix domain-containing protein codes for MPLEWSRIADDGEDTGPSLETVVAVLEDDDCRQIIAVLEEPLTAEAIADAAGIALSSTYKKLDRLVDAGLVEKTTGARQGRKQTAHYITAVDRIAIGLEDDRSFRIDIDQSASLPFWLSQ; via the coding sequence ATGCCACTCGAGTGGTCGCGGATTGCTGACGACGGCGAGGATACTGGCCCCAGCCTCGAGACGGTCGTCGCTGTGCTCGAGGACGATGACTGCCGGCAGATTATTGCCGTACTCGAGGAGCCATTGACAGCCGAAGCGATCGCCGACGCGGCGGGGATTGCGCTCTCGTCGACGTACAAAAAGCTCGATCGACTGGTGGACGCCGGGTTAGTTGAGAAGACGACTGGCGCTCGTCAGGGTAGGAAGCAGACAGCGCACTACATTACTGCGGTCGATCGGATTGCGATTGGACTTGAGGATGATCGGTCATTCCGTATCGACATCGATCAGTCCGCGTCGCTCCCGTTTTGGCTTTCACAGTGA